A genome region from Fictibacillus halophilus includes the following:
- the yabG gene encoding sporulation peptidase YabG, which produces MKLEIGSIVSRNSYKRDLLFRVVGFSEDRTIAELAGEELRLWADAPVDDLFVVDDKHMSEHRQVEKEKEESSLKLFRQDYYLLRQKREYLSTNGYQYDQSYFELPGRVLHIDGDPLYLNKCLELYKKLGVPVYGIHMKESEMPEKVPALVDEVRPDILVITGHDAYMKSKGDVSDVNAYRHTKYFVRTVREVRRKYTHLDHLMIFAGACQSHFESLIKVGSNFASSPARINIHALDPVYIVSKISLTSFMDRVNVMDVLRNTLTGKEGLGGVETKGFLRTGMPIKSKP; this is translated from the coding sequence ATGAAACTAGAGATTGGATCAATTGTAAGCCGAAACTCTTACAAACGAGATTTACTATTTCGGGTTGTAGGATTCAGCGAGGATCGGACGATTGCTGAACTTGCTGGAGAAGAGCTCAGACTATGGGCAGATGCTCCTGTCGATGACTTATTTGTCGTTGATGACAAGCATATGTCTGAACATAGGCAAGTGGAAAAAGAAAAAGAAGAGTCTTCATTAAAATTATTCAGGCAGGACTATTATTTATTAAGGCAGAAGAGAGAGTATTTATCGACGAACGGATATCAATATGACCAATCCTACTTTGAGCTTCCTGGTAGAGTACTTCATATTGACGGAGACCCTTTATACTTAAATAAATGTTTGGAGCTTTATAAGAAGCTGGGAGTGCCTGTGTATGGCATTCATATGAAGGAATCAGAAATGCCTGAGAAAGTTCCTGCGCTCGTGGATGAGGTAAGACCTGATATTCTTGTTATCACGGGTCACGATGCGTATATGAAGTCAAAAGGCGATGTGTCAGATGTGAATGCGTATCGTCATACCAAATATTTCGTTAGAACCGTTCGTGAAGTGAGAAGAAAATATACGCACCTTGATCACTTAATGATTTTTGCGGGTGCCTGTCAGTCCCATTTTGAATCGTTAATAAAAGTAGGCTCAAATTTTGCTAGCTCTCCTGCTCGTATAAATATCCATGCGCTCGATCCGGTCTATATTGTCTCAAAGATTAGCTTGACGTCTTTTATGGACCGTGTAAACGTCATGGACGTCCTCCGAAACACCTTAACAGGTAAAGAAGGATTAGGCGGTGTTGAGACAAAGGGATTTCTAAGAACGGGTATGCCGATCAAATCAAAGCCATAA
- the veg gene encoding biofilm formation stimulator Veg, whose product MGKTIVDIRRSLESNVGRRLSLRANGGRRKTIERLGTLEETYPAVFIIKLDQDTNAFERVSYSYADVLTETVELTFLEDTQAAIGQ is encoded by the coding sequence ATGGGTAAAACAATAGTGGACATTAGACGCTCTTTAGAGTCCAACGTGGGTAGAAGACTTTCTTTACGTGCGAACGGCGGTCGACGTAAAACGATCGAACGACTTGGAACACTGGAAGAAACATACCCGGCAGTTTTTATTATCAAATTAGATCAGGACACCAACGCTTTTGAACGTGTTTCTTATAGTTACGCGGATGTACTCACAGAAACAGTAGAACTTACATTCTTAGAAGATACACAAGCAGCAATCGGGCAGTAA
- the purR gene encoding pur operon repressor, translated as MKLKRSGRMVDLTGYLLHHPHQLIPLSYFVERYESAKSSISEDLAIIKEHFEQHGLGHVQTVPGAAGGVKYIPGIDQAEAEETVKELVELLEDPSRILPGGYLYVTDIIGNPRLVNQIGRLFASVFSSRKIDVVMTIATKGIPLAYAVATHLNVPVVVVRSNSRVTEGSTVSINYVSGSTKRIQTMALARRSIKQGSRVLIIDDFMKAGGTIKGMISLIEEFQAHIEGIGVLVEAQEVSERLVDDYVSIARLAQVNEKENRIEVEKGNYFLNGGQA; from the coding sequence ATGAAATTAAAAAGAAGCGGAAGAATGGTAGATTTAACAGGTTACCTTCTTCACCATCCCCACCAACTCATCCCTTTATCTTATTTTGTAGAACGGTACGAATCGGCTAAATCTTCTATAAGTGAAGATCTTGCTATTATTAAAGAACACTTTGAGCAGCACGGTTTAGGGCATGTTCAAACGGTTCCAGGTGCAGCCGGCGGCGTTAAATATATCCCAGGCATCGATCAAGCAGAAGCGGAAGAAACGGTGAAAGAACTCGTTGAACTGCTCGAAGATCCGAGCCGTATCTTACCTGGAGGATATTTGTACGTAACAGATATCATCGGAAACCCCAGATTAGTGAATCAGATCGGAAGGCTGTTCGCATCTGTTTTCTCATCAAGAAAAATCGATGTTGTCATGACGATCGCAACGAAGGGTATCCCGCTTGCATATGCAGTGGCGACACATTTAAACGTTCCTGTCGTCGTGGTACGAAGCAACAGCAGAGTAACAGAAGGATCTACCGTGAGTATCAACTATGTTTCGGGTTCAACAAAACGCATCCAGACCATGGCTCTTGCGAGAAGAAGCATCAAACAGGGCTCACGTGTACTCATCATCGACGATTTTATGAAAGCGGGCGGAACGATCAAGGGCATGATCAGCTTGATCGAAGAGTTTCAGGCGCACATTGAAGGAATTGGTGTTCTCGTTGAGGCTCAAGAAGTTTCAGAAAGACTTGTAGATGATTATGTTTCCATTGCACGACTTGCACAAGTGAACGAAAAAGAAAATCGCATCGAAGTGGAAAAAGGTAATTACTTTCTAAACGGAGGTCAAGCGTGA
- a CDS encoding small, acid-soluble spore protein, alpha/beta type, which yields MGRRKNGMMSEGLKTEIAKELGFYDTVQREGWGGIRSKDAGNMVKRALEIAEQRLNNENR from the coding sequence ATGGGACGAAGAAAAAATGGAATGATGTCTGAGGGGTTAAAAACAGAGATCGCAAAAGAACTTGGTTTTTACGATACTGTTCAACGTGAAGGCTGGGGCGGAATTCGCTCAAAGGACGCAGGGAACATGGTTAAACGCGCTTTAGAGATCGCTGAACAACGCTTAAACAACGAAAACAGATAA
- the rsmA gene encoding 16S rRNA (adenine(1518)-N(6)/adenine(1519)-N(6))-dimethyltransferase RsmA produces the protein MRKDISTPQSTKAILEKHGFTFKKSLGQNFLIDRNILNNIVNAADLTENSGVIEIGPGIGALTEFIARSSKKAVAFEIDQRLLPILEETLAPYPHVDVIHSDVLKADIHAVIKEHFEEGQDLMVVANLPYYVTTPIIMKLLQDKLPIRGIVCMIQKEVADRLAASPGTKDYNSLSIAIQYYATAETMIKVPKTVFVPAPNVDSSVIKLTLRKEPAVSVKDEDFFFHVVRSSFAQRRKTLWNNLTSQLVPKDKKEELQAILESIDIDPKRRGETLSIEEFGKLADALLPLVK, from the coding sequence ATGAGAAAAGATATATCGACTCCGCAATCGACGAAAGCCATACTCGAGAAGCACGGCTTTACGTTTAAAAAGAGTCTGGGTCAAAATTTCTTGATCGATCGCAATATCTTAAACAATATCGTAAATGCTGCAGACTTAACAGAGAACTCAGGAGTCATTGAAATTGGTCCTGGAATCGGAGCATTAACGGAGTTTATCGCAAGATCATCAAAAAAAGCAGTGGCGTTTGAGATTGACCAACGCCTTCTACCTATATTAGAAGAAACGTTAGCTCCTTATCCACATGTAGATGTCATCCATAGTGATGTACTAAAAGCGGATATTCATGCTGTTATTAAAGAACACTTTGAAGAAGGCCAAGATTTAATGGTTGTCGCGAACTTGCCTTATTACGTTACTACACCAATTATTATGAAACTTCTCCAAGACAAGCTTCCGATTCGAGGCATCGTATGTATGATTCAAAAAGAGGTTGCTGACCGTCTTGCAGCTTCACCTGGTACGAAGGATTATAACTCGTTGTCTATCGCCATCCAATATTACGCAACAGCTGAAACGATGATCAAGGTACCGAAGACCGTATTTGTGCCAGCTCCTAATGTGGATTCATCTGTCATTAAGCTGACACTACGAAAAGAACCGGCAGTTTCCGTAAAGGACGAAGATTTCTTCTTTCATGTCGTGAGATCATCTTTTGCACAAAGAAGAAAGACACTATGGAACAACCTGACAAGCCAGCTCGTTCCAAAAGATAAGAAAGAAGAGCTCCAAGCGATCTTAGAATCGATCGATATCGATCCGAAGCGTAGAGGAGAGACCCTCTCTATTGAGGAATTTGGTAAATTAGCAGACGCTCTTTTACCTCTCGTAAAATAA
- the ispE gene encoding 4-(cytidine 5'-diphospho)-2-C-methyl-D-erythritol kinase, whose protein sequence is MTINKVSIKAPAKINLSLDALRKREDGFHEVAMVMTTVDLADRIELTLLEADEIKIESSGGFVPLDERNLAFQAALLLKKTFNITKGVYIHISKHIPVAAGLAGGSSDAAATLKGLNELWGLGLSLDELAELGAKIGSDVSFCVYGGTALATGRGEKIHHISSPPPCWVLLAKPPIGVSTGEVYRNLKLQGIKHPDVEGMVKAIEEKDYDKICSLLGNVLETVTLKMYPEVKHIKEQMMRLGADAVLMSGSGPTVFGLFQHESRLQRVYNGLRGFCHEVYAVRLLGE, encoded by the coding sequence ATGACAATTAATAAAGTATCCATTAAAGCTCCAGCAAAAATTAATCTGTCTCTCGACGCTTTGCGTAAGAGAGAAGACGGATTTCATGAAGTGGCTATGGTAATGACCACGGTAGATCTAGCTGACCGGATCGAACTAACTTTATTAGAGGCAGACGAAATTAAAATCGAAAGTTCAGGTGGCTTTGTTCCGCTCGATGAACGAAATCTTGCCTTTCAGGCAGCATTGCTTTTAAAGAAAACATTTAACATAACAAAAGGTGTTTATATACATATATCAAAGCATATACCTGTTGCAGCCGGATTAGCTGGGGGAAGCAGTGATGCGGCAGCTACACTAAAAGGACTCAATGAACTCTGGGGACTAGGGTTATCATTGGATGAATTGGCTGAGCTTGGTGCGAAGATCGGTTCTGACGTTTCTTTTTGCGTGTATGGAGGTACAGCATTAGCGACGGGTAGAGGTGAAAAAATCCATCATATCTCATCGCCACCTCCTTGTTGGGTGCTCTTAGCTAAGCCGCCGATCGGAGTTTCTACAGGTGAAGTGTATCGTAACTTAAAGCTTCAAGGCATAAAGCATCCTGATGTGGAAGGGATGGTCAAAGCCATTGAGGAAAAAGATTATGATAAGATCTGCAGCCTTCTAGGAAATGTTTTAGAAACAGTTACGCTCAAGATGTATCCGGAAGTTAAACACATCAAAGAGCAGATGATGCGCCTTGGAGCAGACGCTGTGCTTATGAGTGGAAGCGGACCAACTGTTTTCGGTCTGTTTCAGCACGAATCCCGACTTCAAAGAGTGTATAACGGTTTAAGAGGCTTTTGTCATGAAGTTTATGCTGTTCGTTTATTAGGGGAATGA
- the rnmV gene encoding ribonuclease M5 — MKKIKEIIVVEGKSDTLAIKRSVLADTIETNGSEISIDTLNRIKRAHETRGIIVFTDPDFPGKRIREIISEHVPGCKHAYLEKADAIAKGDKGVGVEHASREAIVDALEHVREELLEVEDELISWEDLMAAGLTGGSDSKHRREVIGRELRLGYMNAKQLHKRLNMFRVTPEEFEQALKALYKNEEE; from the coding sequence ATGAAAAAAATTAAAGAAATTATTGTCGTTGAAGGAAAAAGCGATACCCTTGCTATAAAACGATCTGTATTGGCAGATACAATAGAAACAAATGGTTCAGAAATTAGCATCGATACGTTAAATCGCATCAAAAGAGCACATGAGACTCGAGGGATCATTGTTTTTACGGACCCTGATTTTCCAGGCAAGCGAATACGTGAAATCATTTCGGAGCATGTGCCAGGCTGTAAACACGCTTACTTAGAAAAAGCTGATGCCATCGCAAAGGGAGATAAGGGTGTCGGAGTAGAACATGCGTCACGAGAAGCCATAGTCGATGCGCTTGAACACGTTAGAGAAGAACTATTAGAAGTAGAAGATGAGTTGATCTCATGGGAAGATCTGATGGCCGCAGGATTAACGGGCGGATCAGATTCAAAACATAGACGTGAAGTGATCGGAAGAGAGCTGCGTTTAGGTTATATGAATGCGAAACAGTTACATAAACGTCTAAATATGTTCAGAGTCACTCCAGAGGAATTTGAGCAGGCTTTAAAGGCGCTTTATAAGAATGAGGAGGAATAA